Part of the Actinomycetota bacterium genome, CCCTCGCTCCCGCTCGGTCGCCTCGACTCCGCCTCCGCTCGAAAACCTCGAAAACCGTCACGTCTCAGCGGGGCGGCGGCTGCCGCGGGGGCCCGGGACCCACCGCTCCCGGAACGCGAGCGGGGGACGCCGTGCGATCCCTGCGGCCCCTGACGCGTTCCTCTGCGGTCCCCCCACCGCCCCCGCGGCCCCGCCTGCAAGCGATCCGAGCGGCGGGGTGCCGTTGCAGGGCCCAGAGGGGTTGGTCACCGGGGTCGCCACCGAAGTCACCTCAGGAGCCCTCTCCGACGGCTTCTCCGACGAGCACTCCTCGGATGCTTTCCCGATCTACGGCATCCGGCTCGCGCTCAAGGACGTGCACGGGATCTCGGGGGTCGAGGTCCGGTCGATCCTGGAGGCGCGGGCCGAACGAGCGTTCCGCGATGTCCGCGATTTCATCCGGCGGGCGGAGGTGTCGCGGCCGGTGGTGGAGCGGCTGGCCCACGCGGGGGGGTTCGACGCGCTGCCGAAGGGGAGCCGGCGGGACCGGCTGTACGCGGCCATGGTGGCGCCGGCCGAGCGGGTGGGGGAGCAGCTCACGCTGTCGCTGGAGGACCCCGAGCCCCCCGGCCTCCGTGAGTACACCGACGCCGAGCGGGTCCGGGCCGAGCTCGAGGTGATCGAGATGGACGCCTCCCGGCACCTCATGACGTTCTACGAGCCGTTGTTGAAGGAGATCGGCGTGACGCGTTCCCGGGACCTGTGGAAGCTCCGGAGCGACGCCGTGGTCACGGTGGCGGGGGTGAAGGTGGCGTCGCAGACCCCGGCGGTCCGCTCGGGCCAGCGAATCATCTTCCTGACCCTGGACGACGCCACCGGGCCGGTCGACGTGACCGTGTTCGAGCGGGTCCAGGAGACCTGCGCCAGGACGGTGTTCCACTCCTTCGTCCTGGCGGTGCGGGGGAGGCTCCGGCGGACGGGGGTCCGGGGGGTCAGTATCATCGCCGATGAGGTCTTCGACCTCGCCGCGCTCCACCGGGCCCGCCGTGAAGCCGCGCGACCCGGCGACGCCTCTCGTCCACCGCGCAAGCTGTGGCATGCCAGCGGGGGGTCCGCCGGCTGGTGACACCGACCCATGGGGTGGTGGGATGCAGGAACGCTACGACGAGCGGGACCGGGCCCGCCGGCAGGCCAAGGAGGCCCTGCTGGAGCCGCCGTTCCCGCACAGCGCGGCACCGCCGCCCCGGCGGCTGCTGGCCAACCGTCCGTTCGCCTGGCTGGTGGCCTCCTACGGCATCTCGCAGCTCGGGTTCTGGGCCTTCTTCCTGGCCATCCTGGGACAGGCCGGCTTCGAGTACCACGCCGGCGCGTTCCAGCTGGGGATCCTGTTCTCGAGCTTCTCGATCTCGTTCCTGCTGCTGACCGCGCCGCTCGGGCAGGTGTGCGACCGGTGGAGCCCGAAGTGGATGGTGGTGGCGGGCCAGGTCGTTTCCATCGCCTCGATCGTCCCGGCGATGGTCGGTCACTCCGTGGGGTGGCTGTACGCGGCGTCCGTGATCGACGGCGTGGCCGCCGCGGCGGCCATCCCGGCGCGGGGCTCCCTCACCGCGCTGCTAGTGGACCGGGACGAGCTGGTCCGGGCCAACGGCACCATGAACACCGCCTCGATGTTCGCGGTCATCTTCGGCCCGGTGGTGTCCGGGTACCTGGTGAAGGGGTACGGCCACCGCGCGGCGTACTGGTTCATCCTCGCGGTCATCGGCGTGGGTCTGGTTCTGCTGTTCCCCATCGAGGACCGCCGGCCCCGGGGAAGCAGCGAGAACAGCTTCGGGCGCGACCTGGCCGACGGGTTCCGTCTGTCGTGGCGGCACCGCGAGCTGCGCGCGCTCCTCCTGCTGGCCGGCTCGGCCTGGTTCCTGATCACGGTGCTCATCACGCTGGAGCCGCTGTTCGTGAAGCAGGTGCTGCACCGCAAGATCGACTCGCTGGGGATCCTGTGGTCGGCGCACGGGGTGGGCGCGTTCGTGGGCGCGCTCGCGGTGACCCGGATGAAGCGGGCCGGCGGGCGGGAGGTGCTCCTGCTCGGCGTGGCGCTGCTGGTGGGATCGGCCGGGTTGCTGGTGTACGTGGGGACGCCGCTGTTCGGCGTGGCCATCGTGGGCAATGCCATATTCGGCGTGTCCTTCGCCTGGTTCGTCTCGCTGTCGCAGGCCCTCATCCAGCGGGTGACGGCGGAGGACATGGTGGGGCGGGTGACCGGGGTGGTGGGCATGCTCCAGGAGACGTCCTCCCTGGCCTGCGCGGTGGGAATCTCGGCGCTGGCCGGGGTCATCGCCGCCGTGCAGCCGTACCTGATCGGCTCCGCGCTGGCCATGAGCGTGTTCGGTTTCTACGGGCTGCGGGTGGGGCGGACCTTCGGCCGGTCCGGCCCGTCCACCTCCGTCCCCGCCCCCGCCACGGAGGCTCCGGCCCTGGCCCACCCCGACCATGGCTAGCGGCAGGCGCTCCGGCGATCGCGGACCGCAGCGTCCCGACGAGCCGATCCTGCACGTCGACCTCGACGCGTTCTACGCCTCGGTGGAGACGCTCAAGGACCCGTCGCTCGCGGGCAAGCCGGTGGCGGTGGGTGGGACCGGGTCCCGCGGTGTGGTCATGTCCGCCTCCTACGAGGCGCGGGCGTTCGGGATCACCTCGGCCATGCCCTCGGTGCGGGCCAGGCGCCTGGCGCCGCACGCCGTGTTCGTACCGCCGGACTTCGAGTCCTACCAGGCGTACTCGAACCGGTTCCGAGAGATCCTCCTGTCGTTCACCCCCCTGGTCGAGCCCATCGCGCTGGACGAGGCCTTCCTCGACGTGGGCGGGGCCGGGATGCTGTTCGGGGAGCCGGAGGGGATCGGCCACCGTATCCGGGAGGAGGTCCACGGCCGGCTCGGGCTGCGGTGCTCGGTGGGGGTGGCACCCAACAAGTTCCTGGCCAAGCTGGCGTCCACCCGCGCCAAGCCCAACGGCCTGATCCATGTGCCCCGGAACGGGATCCTCCAGTTCCTGCATCCCCTTCCGGTCGGGGCGCTGTGGGGGGCCGGGGAGAAGACGGTGGAGACGCTCGGGCGGCTCGGCATCCGCACGGTGGCGGAGCTCGCGGCCGTCCCCACCGGCGTGCTGGCGCGGACCCTGGGCGAGGCCCGCGCCACGATGCTCTCGGAGCTCGCTCGCGGCGTGGACGACCGTCACGTGGTGCCGTACGAGGCTCCCAAGTCGGTCTCCCACGAGGAGACCTTCGACCGCGACCTGGACGACGACGACGAGATCCTGCGCGAGATCCTGGCGCTGTCCCGCCGGGTCGGGGCGAGGCTGCGCAAGGAGGGCTACGCCGCCCGGATCGTCGTGCTCAAGATCCGGCTGGCGAACTTCACCACCCTCACCCGGTCCCGCACCCTGCCCCGGCCCACCGACGTCGCCGCTGAGATCACCGCCGTGGCGTCGGGCCTGTACCGGGCCCTCCCGGGGGCCCGGCGGCGGATCCGCCTGCTGGGGGTCCAGGCCTCGGGGCTGGCCACGGCGG contains:
- a CDS encoding MFS transporter, which translates into the protein MQERYDERDRARRQAKEALLEPPFPHSAAPPPRRLLANRPFAWLVASYGISQLGFWAFFLAILGQAGFEYHAGAFQLGILFSSFSISFLLLTAPLGQVCDRWSPKWMVVAGQVVSIASIVPAMVGHSVGWLYAASVIDGVAAAAAIPARGSLTALLVDRDELVRANGTMNTASMFAVIFGPVVSGYLVKGYGHRAAYWFILAVIGVGLVLLFPIEDRRPRGSSENSFGRDLADGFRLSWRHRELRALLLLAGSAWFLITVLITLEPLFVKQVLHRKIDSLGILWSAHGVGAFVGALAVTRMKRAGGREVLLLGVALLVGSAGLLVYVGTPLFGVAIVGNAIFGVSFAWFVSLSQALIQRVTAEDMVGRVTGVVGMLQETSSLACAVGISALAGVIAAVQPYLIGSALAMSVFGFYGLRVGRTFGRSGPSTSVPAPATEAPALAHPDHG
- a CDS encoding OB-fold nucleic acid binding domain-containing protein, producing MQGPEGLVTGVATEVTSGALSDGFSDEHSSDAFPIYGIRLALKDVHGISGVEVRSILEARAERAFRDVRDFIRRAEVSRPVVERLAHAGGFDALPKGSRRDRLYAAMVAPAERVGEQLTLSLEDPEPPGLREYTDAERVRAELEVIEMDASRHLMTFYEPLLKEIGVTRSRDLWKLRSDAVVTVAGVKVASQTPAVRSGQRIIFLTLDDATGPVDVTVFERVQETCARTVFHSFVLAVRGRLRRTGVRGVSIIADEVFDLAALHRARREAARPGDASRPPRKLWHASGGSAGW
- the dinB gene encoding DNA polymerase IV, with translation MASGRRSGDRGPQRPDEPILHVDLDAFYASVETLKDPSLAGKPVAVGGTGSRGVVMSASYEARAFGITSAMPSVRARRLAPHAVFVPPDFESYQAYSNRFREILLSFTPLVEPIALDEAFLDVGGAGMLFGEPEGIGHRIREEVHGRLGLRCSVGVAPNKFLAKLASTRAKPNGLIHVPRNGILQFLHPLPVGALWGAGEKTVETLGRLGIRTVAELAAVPTGVLARTLGEARATMLSELARGVDDRHVVPYEAPKSVSHEETFDRDLDDDDEILREILALSRRVGARLRKEGYAARIVVLKIRLANFTTLTRSRTLPRPTDVAAEITAVASGLYRALPGARRRIRLLGVQASGLATAGAEQLGMLAGTRWGDLERTVDRIERRFGRDAAMPATLLGRSPVQRGPEGEQPTRKSRSGPGSAHERTEALE